A single window of Enterobacteriaceae bacterium ESL0689 DNA harbors:
- the folA gene encoding type 3 dihydrofolate reductase produces the protein MISLIAALAVDRVIGMENTMPWHLAADLAWFKRHTANKPVVMGRLTWESIGRPLPGRKNIVISRQPGTDDRVQWVTSVAEAIAACDNAEEIMIIGGGQIYEQFLPNADKLYLTHIDAEVEGDTHFPDYNPDCWESVFSEFHDADAHNSHSYCFEILQRR, from the coding sequence ATGATTAGTCTGATTGCAGCGTTAGCCGTAGATCGCGTCATTGGTATGGAAAATACCATGCCCTGGCATCTGGCCGCTGATCTTGCCTGGTTTAAACGCCATACCGCGAACAAACCGGTGGTGATGGGGCGTCTGACGTGGGAGTCTATCGGCCGTCCATTACCAGGACGAAAAAATATTGTGATTAGCCGTCAGCCCGGTACGGATGATCGTGTCCAGTGGGTGACATCGGTGGCTGAGGCGATTGCCGCCTGTGATAACGCAGAAGAGATCATGATCATTGGCGGTGGTCAGATTTATGAGCAGTTCCTGCCGAATGCCGATAAGCTCTATCTCACCCATATTGATGCGGAAGTGGAAGGCGATACCCATTTCCCGGACTACAATCCCGATTGCTGGGAGTCAGTATTTAGCGAGTTTCACGATGCTGATGCGCATAACTCTCATAGCTACTGCTTCGAAATCCTGCAACGGCGCTGA
- the carB gene encoding carbamoyl-phosphate synthase large subunit yields the protein MPKRTDINSILILGAGPIVIGQACEFDYSGAQACKALREEGYRVILVNSNPATIMTDPEMADATYIEPIDWEVVGKIIEKERPDAILPTMGGQTALNCALELERQGVLAEFSVTMIGATADAIDKAEDRRRFAEAMNKIGLNSARSGIAHSLREALAVVAEVGYPCIIRPSFTMGGTGGGIAYNREEFVDICTRGLELSPTNELLIDESLIGWKEYEMEVVRDKHDNCIIVCAIENIDPMGIHTGDSITVAPAQTLTDKEYQIMRNASMAVLREIGVETGGSNVQFAVDPKTGRLIVIEMNPRVSRSSALASKATGFPIARVAAKLAVGYTLDELMNEITGGRTPASFEPAIDYVVTKIPRFNFEKFAGANDRLTTQMKSVGEVMAIGRTQQESLQKALRALEVGASGFDPKVSPDDPQGLTLIRRELKDAGAERIWYIADAFRAGLSVDGVYNLTHIDRWFLVQIEELVRLEERVAGQGISGLTADFLRQLKRKGFADARLAKLLGVAEDEIRALRDHYHLHPVYKRVDTCAAEFATDTAYLYSTYEEECEANPSVDRNKIMILGGGPNRIGQGIEFDYCCVHASLALREAGYETIMVNCNPETVSTDYDISDRLYFEPVTLEDVLEIVRLEQPQGVIVQYGGQTPLKLARALEAAGVPIIGTRPDAIDRAEDRERFQHAVERLQLKQPANATVTTLEMAVEKAKEIGYPLVVRPSYVLGGRAMEIVYDEADLCRYFGSAVSVSSDAPVLLDHFLDDAIEVDVDAICDGENVLIGGIMEHIEQAGVHSGDSACSLPAYTLSGEIQNTLRDQVRKLAIELQVRGLMNVQFAVKNNEVYLIEVNPRAARTVPFVSKATGIPLAKVAARVMIGQSLQQQGVTEEVIPPYYAVKEVVLPFSKFPGVDPLLGPEMRSTGEVMGVGSIFAEAFAKAQRGSGSLMKKSGRALLSVRQEDKQRVVDLAAKLLKCGFQLDATHGTAIILGEAGINPRLVNKVHEGRPHIQDRIKNGEYSYIINTTAGRQAIEDSKLIRRSALHYKVHYDTTLNGGFATVMALSANTTKEVISVQEMHAKIGR from the coding sequence ATGCCAAAACGTACAGATATAAACAGCATCCTGATCCTCGGTGCCGGGCCGATCGTTATCGGCCAGGCTTGTGAGTTTGATTATTCAGGCGCTCAAGCCTGTAAAGCGCTGCGCGAGGAGGGGTATCGCGTCATTCTGGTCAATTCCAATCCTGCCACCATTATGACTGACCCGGAGATGGCGGATGCGACCTATATTGAGCCGATTGACTGGGAAGTCGTAGGTAAAATCATCGAAAAGGAGCGCCCGGATGCTATTTTACCAACGATGGGAGGACAGACAGCACTCAACTGTGCGCTGGAACTGGAGCGCCAGGGCGTACTGGCCGAATTTTCGGTCACCATGATTGGTGCCACCGCTGACGCCATTGATAAAGCGGAAGATCGCCGTCGTTTTGCCGAGGCGATGAACAAAATTGGCCTCAATAGCGCCCGTTCCGGGATTGCGCATTCGCTGCGGGAGGCGCTGGCTGTTGTCGCCGAGGTTGGCTATCCATGCATTATTCGCCCCTCTTTTACGATGGGAGGAACCGGCGGCGGGATTGCCTATAACCGGGAGGAGTTCGTCGATATTTGTACGCGCGGCCTCGAACTGTCGCCAACCAATGAACTGCTGATTGATGAGTCATTGATTGGCTGGAAAGAGTATGAAATGGAAGTCGTGCGTGATAAGCATGACAACTGCATTATTGTGTGTGCCATTGAAAACATCGATCCCATGGGCATTCACACCGGTGATTCGATAACCGTCGCGCCAGCGCAAACCCTGACGGATAAAGAGTACCAGATAATGCGTAACGCCTCGATGGCGGTTTTGCGTGAAATTGGTGTCGAAACTGGCGGTTCGAACGTCCAGTTTGCGGTCGATCCGAAAACGGGTCGCCTGATCGTTATCGAAATGAACCCCCGGGTGTCGCGCTCTTCGGCACTGGCATCGAAAGCGACCGGCTTTCCGATTGCCAGGGTGGCGGCAAAACTGGCAGTCGGTTATACCCTCGATGAGCTGATGAACGAAATAACCGGCGGGCGTACCCCGGCCTCCTTTGAGCCCGCCATTGATTATGTCGTCACCAAAATTCCCCGTTTTAACTTTGAAAAATTTGCCGGTGCCAATGACCGCCTGACGACGCAGATGAAATCCGTCGGTGAGGTGATGGCGATCGGGCGCACCCAGCAGGAATCGCTACAAAAAGCATTGCGGGCGCTGGAAGTCGGAGCCAGCGGTTTTGATCCGAAAGTCAGTCCCGACGATCCACAGGGGCTGACCCTCATTCGTCGTGAGCTGAAAGACGCTGGCGCTGAGCGTATCTGGTATATCGCCGATGCTTTCCGTGCCGGTCTGTCCGTCGATGGTGTCTATAACCTAACCCATATTGATCGCTGGTTCCTGGTACAAATTGAAGAGCTGGTACGCCTCGAAGAGCGTGTTGCCGGACAGGGTATCAGCGGCCTGACAGCCGATTTCCTGCGCCAGCTAAAACGCAAAGGGTTTGCCGATGCGCGGCTGGCAAAACTGCTCGGCGTGGCAGAAGATGAAATTCGCGCGTTGCGTGATCACTACCATCTGCATCCGGTTTATAAGCGCGTTGATACCTGTGCGGCGGAATTTGCGACAGATACCGCTTACCTGTACTCCACTTATGAAGAGGAGTGCGAAGCGAACCCCTCCGTTGACCGCAATAAAATAATGATACTGGGGGGCGGCCCGAACCGTATCGGTCAGGGAATCGAGTTTGATTACTGTTGTGTCCATGCTTCACTGGCGCTGCGTGAGGCGGGTTATGAAACTATTATGGTTAACTGTAACCCGGAAACCGTCTCCACCGATTACGATATCTCTGATCGTCTCTATTTCGAGCCGGTGACGCTGGAGGATGTGCTGGAAATTGTACGACTTGAGCAGCCACAAGGGGTGATTGTCCAGTATGGGGGGCAGACACCGCTGAAACTGGCACGCGCCCTGGAAGCGGCAGGTGTGCCGATTATTGGCACCCGTCCGGATGCGATTGACCGGGCCGAAGATCGCGAGCGTTTCCAGCATGCGGTTGAGCGCCTGCAACTGAAACAACCGGCCAATGCGACAGTGACCACCCTCGAAATGGCGGTGGAGAAGGCAAAAGAGATCGGCTATCCGCTGGTCGTGCGACCTTCGTATGTATTGGGTGGTCGGGCGATGGAGATCGTCTATGATGAAGCCGATCTGTGCCGCTACTTCGGCAGTGCGGTCAGTGTCTCCAGCGATGCACCGGTGTTACTCGATCACTTTCTTGACGATGCGATAGAAGTCGACGTTGACGCTATCTGTGATGGTGAAAACGTGCTGATTGGCGGCATTATGGAGCATATCGAACAAGCGGGGGTACATTCCGGTGATTCCGCATGTTCTTTGCCCGCCTATACCCTGAGCGGAGAAATTCAGAATACCCTGCGTGACCAGGTACGAAAACTGGCTATCGAACTGCAAGTACGTGGTCTGATGAACGTCCAGTTCGCGGTAAAAAATAACGAAGTTTATCTGATTGAAGTTAACCCACGTGCCGCGCGGACGGTGCCATTTGTCTCAAAAGCCACTGGCATACCGCTGGCGAAAGTTGCCGCGCGGGTGATGATCGGCCAGTCACTGCAACAACAGGGCGTGACCGAAGAGGTGATCCCGCCCTACTATGCGGTCAAGGAGGTGGTGCTACCGTTTAGTAAATTCCCCGGTGTTGATCCTTTGCTGGGGCCAGAGATGCGTTCTACGGGCGAGGTGATGGGCGTCGGGTCGATTTTTGCCGAGGCTTTTGCGAAAGCGCAACGGGGTAGCGGCTCACTGATGAAAAAATCGGGCAGAGCACTGCTCTCGGTACGGCAGGAAGATAAGCAGCGAGTTGTCGATCTGGCCGCTAAACTACTGAAGTGTGGCTTTCAACTGGACGCGACCCACGGCACGGCAATCATTCTTGGTGAAGCGGGGATCAATCCGCGTCTGGTCAATAAAGTGCATGAAGGACGCCCGCATATTCAGGATCGGATCAAGAATGGCGAATATAGCTATATCATCAATACCACCGCAGGCCGCCAGGCGATCGAGGACTCAAAGCTGATCCGCCGCAGTGCGCTACACTATAAAGTGCATTACGACACTACGCTGAATGGAGGTTTTGCCACCGTCATGGCACTGAGCGCGAATACCACTAAGGAAGTCATATCCGTTCAGGAAATGCATGCGAAAATCGGCAGATAA
- the carA gene encoding glutamine-hydrolyzing carbamoyl-phosphate synthase small subunit, giving the protein MVQPALLILEDGTLFYGRAIGAEGLAVGEVVFNTSMTGYLEILTDPSYSRQIVTLTSPHIGNTGTNATDEESSQVPIKGLVIRDLPQIASNFRNTEALDSWLKRHNIVAIADIDTRKLTRLLREKGALNGCIMAGDKLDIGLAKEKLNAFPGLQGMDLAKEVSTTQPYSWTQGSWQFSSGLPEAQAESALPFHIVVYDFGVKRNILRMLVDRGCHLTVVPAQTPAQQVLAMNPDGIFLSNGPGDPAACDYAIDAIHAFLTTDIPLFGICLGHQLLALASGARTVKMKLGHHGSNHPVKDLDRDVVMITAQNHGFTVDQSSLPANLRVTHKSLFDDTIQGIHRHDRPAFGFQGHPEASAGPHDAAPLFDHFIDLIRQYRHTAK; this is encoded by the coding sequence TTGGTTCAGCCAGCACTATTGATTCTGGAAGATGGAACTCTATTTTACGGTCGGGCAATTGGCGCAGAGGGCCTGGCCGTTGGGGAAGTGGTCTTTAATACTTCAATGACCGGTTATCTGGAAATTCTCACCGACCCCTCCTACTCCCGACAAATCGTTACACTGACTTCTCCACATATTGGTAATACCGGCACTAACGCCACCGATGAAGAATCTTCACAAGTACCTATTAAGGGGCTGGTGATCCGCGACCTGCCACAGATAGCCAGTAATTTCCGCAATACAGAAGCGCTCGACAGCTGGCTCAAACGCCATAATATTGTGGCTATTGCCGATATCGACACCCGTAAACTCACGCGTTTGTTACGTGAAAAAGGGGCGCTGAATGGCTGCATTATGGCAGGCGATAAGCTGGATATTGGATTAGCAAAGGAGAAGCTCAACGCTTTTCCGGGGCTACAGGGGATGGATCTGGCAAAAGAGGTCTCCACCACGCAACCCTATTCCTGGACACAGGGAAGCTGGCAATTTTCCAGCGGGTTGCCGGAAGCGCAGGCGGAAAGTGCCCTGCCCTTTCATATCGTGGTGTATGACTTCGGTGTTAAGCGCAATATTTTGCGGATGCTGGTTGATCGTGGCTGCCATCTGACGGTGGTTCCGGCACAAACTCCGGCGCAACAAGTGCTGGCGATGAACCCCGATGGTATCTTCCTCTCAAATGGCCCGGGTGATCCGGCAGCGTGTGATTATGCGATCGATGCCATTCACGCTTTCCTGACCACCGATATCCCGCTGTTTGGCATCTGCCTCGGGCATCAGTTACTGGCACTGGCGAGTGGTGCCCGCACCGTTAAGATGAAATTGGGCCATCATGGCAGCAACCATCCGGTGAAAGATCTGGATCGCGACGTGGTGATGATTACTGCACAGAATCATGGTTTTACCGTCGATCAATCCTCGCTGCCCGCGAACCTGCGAGTGACACATAAATCGCTGTTTGACGATACCATACAAGGTATCCATCGCCATGATCGACCCGCCTTTGGTTTTCAGGGACATCCTGAAGCCAGCGCGGGTCCTCATGATGCCGCCCCGTTGTTCGATCACTTTATTGACCTTATCCGGCAATATCGCCATACCGCTAAATAA